In Deltaproteobacteria bacterium, a single window of DNA contains:
- a CDS encoding carbonic anhydrase, whose protein sequence is MSPDSRALPAPAEEALRALLEGHARFLGGEQRPRPLPGGAAWRRAVETQAPVAVVLTCADARVEPAHLFNLDPGRVFVVRVAGPVVSPEVIGSVEFAVASLGVPLVMVLGHARCGAVAAAVARAREDLSDRAVRELASLSALVDQVSVAAADLEGEPTDLHASEVHNARAVAARLSHASSLLAEAQAAGRLGIVPAHLELDSGQVFRLD, encoded by the coding sequence ATGAGCCCGGACTCCCGAGCGCTCCCCGCCCCGGCCGAGGAGGCCCTGCGCGCCCTCCTCGAGGGCCACGCGCGCTTCCTCGGGGGTGAGCAGCGCCCCCGGCCCCTGCCGGGGGGCGCCGCCTGGCGCCGGGCGGTGGAGACCCAGGCCCCCGTCGCGGTGGTCCTGACCTGCGCCGACGCCCGGGTCGAGCCCGCGCACCTCTTCAACCTCGACCCCGGCCGCGTCTTCGTGGTGCGGGTCGCCGGGCCGGTCGTCTCACCCGAGGTGATCGGCAGCGTGGAGTTCGCGGTGGCCAGCCTCGGGGTGCCGCTGGTGATGGTGCTGGGTCACGCGCGCTGCGGGGCGGTGGCCGCGGCCGTCGCCCGCGCCCGCGAGGACCTCTCCGACCGGGCCGTGCGCGAGCTGGCGAGCCTCTCGGCCCTGGTGGACCAGGTGAGCGTCGCCGCCGCGGACCTCGAGGGGGAGCCCACCGACCTGCACGCCTCCGAGGTGCACAACGCCCGGGCGGTGGCCGCCCGGCTGAGCCACGCCTCGAGCCTGCTGGCCGAGGCCCAGGCCGCCGGGCGGCTGGGGATCGTCCCGGCCCACCTCGAGCTGGACAGCGGGCAGGTCTTTCGCCTCGATTAG
- a CDS encoding SOS response-associated peptidase, protein MCGRYITGELSWAEIHDLLSMPLHLEVEPRARFNVAPATPVPVLRPGSATGGAADEVHLAELRWGVQPDWARSLLINAQAEKWLGGGRSYWKSGWQRCILPAWGYYEWKKVPGQKKKQPMALHDPDGIPLAMAGLWRPWDGEEELGAVAVILTTAPGADIAEIHDRMPALLPWSEAGAWLDPQRSRDEAGALLGPREGLEAYPVDARVGRVAEDDEKLIQPLQGALS, encoded by the coding sequence ATGTGCGGCCGCTACATCACCGGTGAGCTCTCCTGGGCGGAGATCCACGACCTCCTCTCGATGCCCCTGCACCTCGAGGTCGAGCCGCGGGCGCGCTTCAACGTGGCGCCGGCCACCCCGGTGCCGGTCCTGCGCCCGGGGAGCGCCACCGGCGGCGCCGCGGACGAGGTGCACCTCGCCGAGCTGCGCTGGGGGGTGCAGCCGGACTGGGCCCGCTCGCTCCTGATCAACGCCCAGGCCGAGAAGTGGCTGGGGGGCGGGCGCTCCTACTGGAAGAGCGGCTGGCAGCGCTGCATCCTCCCGGCCTGGGGCTACTACGAGTGGAAGAAGGTGCCGGGCCAGAAGAAGAAGCAGCCCATGGCCCTGCATGATCCGGACGGGATCCCGCTCGCCATGGCGGGCCTCTGGCGCCCCTGGGATGGGGAGGAGGAGCTCGGCGCGGTGGCCGTGATCCTCACCACCGCGCCCGGCGCCGACATCGCCGAGATCCACGATCGGATGCCGGCCCTCCTGCCCTGGTCCGAGGCCGGCGCCTGGCTCGACCCGCAGCGCAGCCGGGACGAGGCCGGCGCGCTCCTCGGGCCCCGCGAGGGGCTCGAGGCCTACCCGGTCGATGCCCGCGTCGGCCGGGTGGCCGAGGACGACGAGAAGCTGATCCAGCCCCTCCAGGGCGCGCTCTCCTAG